The nucleotide window AAACTTCATCAGGTCGCTTGGAGTATCCAGTCGAAACACTATTTTCAAGCTTAAGCTTGCTACTATTTTCAACCCATGAACTAAGTTGGGACCCAAACATAGAAGAAGTTTGGGAACACTTTCCACCGTCGTCCTTAATACATCCAGACCTCATGGAATTTTCAACAGCACCTGTTTTACCCTCACTCTTAGGAATACCAAACATCCCACCCTGGATATGATCAGGCATAGCCGGCTTGTAGGCACGAGAGGGAACTGAACAGGTACTACTTGTCAAAGTTGTCCTGCAAGACATGTCATCAGAATTCTGTTTCATGACAGATTTGGTCTTTGAAACCACAGCATCCAAGAGGTGGTCTGTGCCTGTCCCAGAAAAAATGTCACTCTCTGATATTGCTTCACTTGCAGAGTAATAATCAGAGTTCATACCCTGCATATTCATACATGTTGGCTTTTTATCCATATTTTCTGTATTAGATTCAGATCCAACAGCAAACAACTTATCCCAGTTTCCACTCAGAAGTTGGTTTTTGAAATCTGCTCCTAGAATATCAAACAGATCATCACCTGATGACGGTTGAGCACAAACTTGTTCTTGTTTAACATTCTTCACCATAGATCGACCAGTAACATGTTTATTAACACAATCTTGGACAAAATCAGGGCTTTGACCTCCGGTAGTCACAGGCTTTGAAGGTAAAGCGTCATGAACATCCTTCACATCTACAGAGAGAAGCTTCTGATCAGAACCTTCCGTAGGCACAGTAAAGGAACCTGAATGACTGAAAAAATTAGCCAGAGAACAACCACCTGCTTCACTTGAACCATCACTTTTAACTCCAAACCCACCGCCTTGTGCTCCGGATAAATCACCAACGGACACATCTGGAGTTCTTAAACCAGAATCAGTAACAAGACTTGTCCTCAAAAGACTACTCACCCCACCATGTATTGGTATTCCAGCAAGTAATGAAGCACTGCTAGAACTTTGATTGTGACCAAGTATATGGCCTCCATCTGTCTTTAGTAGAGACATGTTTAATGTACTTGATGCATTTATACTAGGATTACTGTGACCTTGATTCCCAAGGACTGACATCATTTGTTGCTCCATATATTTTAGATTGCAATCGCTTGGAACTGATTGACCGAAACTGGATAAGCCATTGAATGCAGATCTTGCATTATATGAAACAGAAGGCTGCTGTAGGCATGAACCTCTGCTTGAGGGTATCACTTCAGCCTCCACAACCCTATTCTCACTTTGGCCAGCAAAGTTTGTTTTAATCAATGTAGTAGCATTTGGTTGGCAATAACCATTTGATATCTGGCTCAGGTTATTAGTTTTGGGAGTCAATACTGAACCTTGGAAGTTATTCATTTCTCCCCTTATAGGACAGAGTGTTTGAACAGTTGGCCTTGAAACATGAGATGGGTTACTTTGCTCATTTGAACCATTAGATACTGATGGAATGCAATGTGAGGGAATTGCAGGTGGTTTGACAGAGACAGGCAAGCCACCAGTAGCAAGTGCTCTTCCAATGGAAGGACTTCCTGAATAATCTTCCGATAGAAGGGCACCGGGAATGCATCCAAGTTGCAAGATCAAGCTCTTTACATCATTTACAAACCCAATATTCTCCATTATCTGTAGCAGTAGATATTGCTGAATTAATTGCAGAAGAACGTCGAAAGAGAATGTAAAGCATCAAAAACAATTACAATGGCGCATTCACACTAGATAAGAGGGCATTGCTAGCTTATTCAACTCATAACATGCAGCTTTCAAGAATGGCTATCCAAGATTTATGCAATCCATCATATTCATGTAATCCTGTGCTGAGTATGTGACATATACACATGTAAGCTAACAGAGGCTACTCACTCTTGATCGAAATATTATATTACAATGTGAGATACTCTGACCTAGCATGATAATTTTGGGGATATTGTATCACATTATATCTCTTCAGAACTACAAACATAAGAAAAGGACTTACTGGCAAGAAAGATCCAAGTTGAACAACCCCATGGGGAAGCACAGGAATCACTGCAACAGTCTGCATAGACAAGAAAACAAGGTATCATAATATAGCAAcatgaactctacaaaaaaaTGTGGAGCATAAAGAAGATCACAAACCTGCATTCCAGCTGAAAGTTGGTGATGCATCTCAGCATATACCTAAGAAGAGTGCACCAAAATAAGAAATCAAAACGAAACTCATGAATTACAGCCCTATATAATGCATATTACACAATTTccagaaactaaattaaattgagaGAGCATAAACAGGAGTGCAagcttaaaaaatattgttcacAAAACTTCAACTGAACCACAACATCTGCAATATACAGCAAAAACTAGTCAAGCATTCTTAGCAAGAGAAGATCAAATTACCTCAGGTGGATATGCATCTCTACTGAAATTGTTGAAAAGAATCCACTGATGGTTGCCAGTAAATGCAGCACGTCCAATTATTCTGAGTTCACAACAAAATGAAGCACATGAGTCACTACAAATTTTCTCCTAGGATCCTGAATCCCcaataaatattcaaaaaatagagagaacAGGAAAGCACCTACCCTTCACCTGCGATATTGACTGAATTATTCACTGTCATTTTGTTAATCAAAGAACAAACTCTGTCCTCCTCTTGGATCCCCATCTGAGACGAGTGAGACTCAGAAGAAAACCAGCTTCCTTCTCCATTCCCAAAATTTGGTTGTGGGAAAGAACATGGCAATGGTTCATAATAACATTCTTCCCAGATCAATAGTCTGCCATATGAAACTACAATCAGTTAACTCAAATAAAGTAACTAAAATACTTTCATATGTTCAGTTATATGTATAAGGTTAAAAGCAATGATGCATCATAAGTTGCAAGGATGACAAAGATAGATCATATTTTGGCTCATTACCAAAGCAAGCTATTTTGCAGATTCGCTCTCAGAATCACAAACAGATCAAATACAGTAGGTAGTGCGCCTCTGGCAAAATCTAGGGCAAATAAacttcaattttcttttctctttaacTAAGATTCTCAAGGACAAATCAGAAACAATCAAAGCACTAAGCTCCAAAATAGTAAGAATGAGTATAAAAGTGAACAGAATAAGAATAGAATCAAATACAAAGAAGCAGTAAATGTAATGAGTAATGACCAACAAAATGAGAGCCTAACATCTCAATAATATCTAGGAATCAAGGCAACCCCTAAAATGGAATATATTATCATAATTTCTTATGAGATCCACCCATATGATTAGAGAATATTGAACGAAAGAATTTTCAATGAATCAGCTAAATAATTTACTCTCAGGTTGCATTATCCAGGttttagaaagaaaacaaaaatctcaaatttatcattaaaagaaataaagggCACACGCACAAATCAGCAGCATAAACTCGAAAGTAAAAGTAAGGGTGTAAAACACTATTAGCTTTTCTTAAAATTACTCATAAACCGAAGTAGCAGCCAAAAAATCATGCTTTGATGGATTTAGAAACCacaaaaaacaacaaacaaaataaagcaaaatgatttcacttcttttttgttcttttcattTCTCTGCAAAAATCAACCAGGTACTTACTTTGAATTGTTGCATCCGATCTTCCAGAACACAGCATAAGACCACTGATTCCGACCGCACAGAGTCTTTAAAGCTTCTTTCAGCAAAAACCCCATCTTTCTTCCAACGGGGTATTCTCAAAACCACACAAAAAagacctttttttttcttcctgtgACCTTAAAGgatgaacaacaacaacagcagcatGCACCAACAGAAGATAAGAAACAGAAAATAGTAGAAACCTTCAAATCCGATGAGCATGCATTTTCCGGTGAGTGTTGCAAAAAAGTCCTAACTACCACGGCATGATCCTCTTCCCGCCTGTTTAGTCCTCAATCCACCACTTCTCTTTCGCTGCGGATCCAAGTTCCCGGCGATGAGTTTCCGGCAGGCCATCCTCCGGAAGAGGAAGACgtacgagagagagagagagagagagagagagagagagagagagagcaaagCAAAGGAGTTAGCTTTTGAAGTTGGGTTCACACTATGCCACGAGCTTCAAGGTTGTAGAGAGCAACGATCTTGTCCATTATTGAGGGAATGGGAAACGATGaagatagaaaaagaagagaattttGAAGTGGGGAAGTGATGGCGTTGGGGTGTGTGAGGTCTTAGCTTgttgaagagagagagagagagaggaaaaggGTTCAGGTTCTGAGGGCTGCGCTCTGTGGTTGTGGTGTGTGGGTGACAGTGGAAACTGTGAAATATTATTCCCACTTGTTCTGGCTTTCCATTTGTGAGAAAATAAATGGAAGTGTTTTAAAGTGGAAGGGGTTTCACAAAGAGGAACGCTTTTGACGAGAATTACATGCAGAGCcaccagagagagagagagacagagcTTGCTTTTGTCGGGTTCTGAAACAGTGTCGGGAGTAGTCAGAGAGAGGGAAAATGtttggttttgtttgttttgttttgtttgggtTCGGTGAGTGAGTATTgtctgagagagagagagaagaagaggaagaagatagGAGAGAGAAATGAGTGTGTGAGTGTAAAGCTTGGGACtcgggagagagagagagagagagagtgcgGATTACTATCATGCTCACGTCACCTTAAGTTTTTGTGAACTAACATGAAATGCAATGTTTTCTTACTCTTATAAAAATTgtcaaataaaattgaattaagtgtcaataattttatcaactattttaataattagatATGCTTTCTATTTGTttcataatttcttttattatcaAGTAAGTTTATCATTTAatctaagaataaaaaaatagaagacaaaataaataataaaagaaaaagagaaaatataaaaaataattttttagttacttaacattaactattttttaaatataaatttttattttttagattctaaaatcaaatataaatctaaatttttttttgcaattagaacaaaataaacataagaTGAAACAAAATGAGAGATGCAGGACATTGAgatcaaaataaataagataattatacataatttttatgtattatttaggatatttttaaattttaatggaaATATTTGTCTCACCACTATCTTAgtaatatgtttttatttaaaattttagataaataaaataatttaaaaattttgattaatattgattacaaaattaacttttttatcattattcaaAAAAtgatattctta belongs to Arachis duranensis cultivar V14167 chromosome 8, aradu.V14167.gnm2.J7QH, whole genome shotgun sequence and includes:
- the LOC107462019 gene encoding transcription factor LHW, with amino-acid sequence MGFLLKEALKTLCGRNQWSYAVFWKIGCNNSKLLIWEECYYEPLPCSFPQPNFGNGEGSWFSSESHSSQMGIQEEDRVCSLINKMTVNNSVNIAGEGIIGRAAFTGNHQWILFNNFSRDAYPPEVYAEMHHQLSAGMQTVAVIPVLPHGVVQLGSFLPIMENIGFVNDVKSLILQLGCIPGALLSEDYSGSPSIGRALATGGLPVSVKPPAIPSHCIPSVSNGSNEQSNPSHVSRPTVQTLCPIRGEMNNFQGSVLTPKTNNLSQISNGYCQPNATTLIKTNFAGQSENRVVEAEVIPSSRGSCLQQPSVSYNARSAFNGLSSFGQSVPSDCNLKYMEQQMMSVLGNQGHSNPSINASSTLNMSLLKTDGGHILGHNQSSSSASLLAGIPIHGGVSSLLRTSLVTDSGLRTPDVSVGDLSGAQGGGFGVKSDGSSEAGGCSLANFFSHSGSFTVPTEGSDQKLLSVDVKDVHDALPSKPVTTGGQSPDFVQDCVNKHVTGRSMVKNVKQEQVCAQPSSGDDLFDILGADFKNQLLSGNWDKLFAVGSESNTENMDKKPTCMNMQGMNSDYYSASEAISESDIFSGTGTDHLLDAVVSKTKSVMKQNSDDMSCRTTLTSSTCSVPSRAYKPAMPDHIQGGMFGIPKSEGKTGAVENSMRSGCIKDDGGKCSQTSSMFGSQLSSWVENSSKLKLENSVSTGYSKRPDEVCKSNRKRLKPGENPRPRPKDRQMIQDRVKELREIVPNGAKCSIDALLERTIKHMLFLQSVTKHADKLKQTGDSKIISKEGGLLLKDNFEGGATWAYEVGSQSMVCPIIVEDLNHPRQMLVEMLCEERGFFLEIADLIRGLGLTILKGVMEARNDKIWARFAVEANRDITRMEIFMSLVRLLDQTVKGNASSSNAGDKNMMAYQSFPQATQIPATGRPSSLQ